In the Phaseolus vulgaris cultivar G19833 chromosome 7, P. vulgaris v2.0, whole genome shotgun sequence genome, one interval contains:
- the LOC137829653 gene encoding uncharacterized protein, which translates to MSGNFTSDDSTPSGVENDDKQHWAASPSTVFNHFATSGLSVAVATAITHPLDVLKVRLQMQLVGQKGPLSGMGKIFLSAVKNEGPKSLYQGLTPALTRSVVYGGLRLGLYEPSKHACDLAFGSSNVLVKIASGMFAGAIATALTNPMEVLKVRLQMNPDMTKSGPISELRRTVSEEGIKALWKGVGPAMARAAVLTASQLATYDETKQILVRWTSLEEGFPLHLISSTAAGILSTLVTAPIDIVKTRLMLQREAPGIRIYKGGFHCAYQVLLSEGPRGLYKGGFAIFARLGPQTTITFILCEELRKLAGLQAI; encoded by the exons ATGTCTGGGAATTTCACCTCAGACGATTCCACACCTTCAG GAGTCGAAAACGATGACAAACAGCACTGGGCTGCGTCACCTTCCACTGTTTTCAACCACTTTGCTACAAGTGGACTTTCCGTGGCGGTTGCAACTGCAATTACTCACCCTTTAG ATGTATTGAAAGTAAGGCTACAAATGCAACTTGTTGGCCAGAAAGGTCCTTTGAGTGGAATG ggaaaaatatttttaagtgcTGTGAAAAATGAAGGACCAAAGTCTTTGTATCAAGGTTTGACACCTGCACTAACAAGGTCAGTTGTTTATGGAGGACTGCGCTTGGGCCTTTATGAACCCTCTAAGCATGCCTGTGATCTTGCTTTTGGCTCCTCCAATGTTTTAGTTAAAATTGCTTCGGGAATGTTTGCTGGCGCTATTGCAACTGCGCTGACCAATCCAATGGAAGTTCTCAAG GTCCGTTTGCAAATGAATCCAGACATGACAAAGAGTGGACCAATTTCAGAGCTTCGAAGGACTGTATCTGAAGAGGGAATCAAAGCTTTGTGGAAGGGGGTGGGCCCTGCCATGGCCAGAGCGGCTGTCTTGACTGCATCCCAGCTGGCTACATATGACGAAACCAAGCAG ATTTTAGTAAGGTGGACATCTCTTGAAGAAGGATTTCCCCTACATCTGAT CTCAAGCACTGCTGCTGGCATACTGAGCACCCTTGTAACTGCACCCATTGATATCGTTAAAACACGTCTCATGCTGCAACGAGAAGCCCCGGGAATTAGAATATATAAAGGAGGGTTTCATTGTGCATACCAG GTACTGCTCAGTGAGGGTCCAAGGGGACTTTACAAAGG GGGCTTTGCAATTTTTGCAAGATTAGGGCCACAAACCACGATTACATTTATATTATGCGAGGAGCTAAGGAAGCTCGCTGGATTGCAGGCAATCTAG
- the LOC137829654 gene encoding RNA-binding protein BRN1-like isoform X2, with product MAEVKEESKSSSEESVKLFVGQVPKSMTEDEVLAMFKDFALVDEVNVIRDKVSRASRGCCFLICPSREEADKAVNACHNKKTLPGASSPLQVKYADGELERLEHKLFIGMLPKNISEDEVSDLFSKYGKIKDLQILRGSQQTSKGCAFLKYETKEQALAALEAINGKHTMEGSSVPLVVKWADTEKERQARRAQKAQSQVSNMPHADPQQPSLYGALPMGYVPSYNGYGYQAPGGYGLMPYRFPPMQNQPGFHNMNMNQVNAVRPELGHGMNPRNYPAPPASYMGSYPAMPGGNNNYSSSGASKNSNGQIEGPPGANLFIYHIPQEYGDQELANAFQQFGRILSAKIFVDKATGVSKCFGFVSFDTPEAAQSAISMMNGCQLGGKKLKVQLKRDNKQSKLY from the exons ATGGCGGAGGTGAAGGAAGAGAGTAAATCCAGTAGCGAGGAGAGTGTGAAGCTGTTCGTAGGTCAAGTGCCCAAGAGCATGACGGAGGATGAAGTGCTTGCAATGTTCAAGGACTTCGCCTTGGTTGACGAGGTCAACGTCATCAGAGACAAAGTTTCTCGTGCCTCCCGAG GATGCTGCTTTCTGATTTGTCCCTCCAGGGAAGAAGCGGATAAGGCGGTCAATGCATGTCACAACAAGAAAACGCTTCCTGGG GCTTCCAGTCCGTTGCAAGTGAAGTATGCTGATGGCGAATTGGAAAGATTAG AACACAAACTCTTTATTGGCATGCTTCCAAAGAATATTTCTGAAGATGAAGTCTCTGATCTTTTCTCAAAGTATGGAAAGATAAAGGATTTACAGATTTTAAGAGGTTCTCAGCAGACAAGTAAAG GATGTGCATTTTTGAAGTATGAAACCAAAGAACAGGCCCTAGCTGCTCTTGAGGCAATCAATGGAAAGCATACAATGGAG GGTTCAAGTGTTCCTTTGGTTGTTAAATGGGCAGATACTGAAAAGGAAAGACAAGCTCGAAGGGCTCAAAAAGCACAGTCCCAAGTTTCTAACATGCCGCATGCTGATCCTCAGCAACCCTCATTATATGGAGCCTTGCCAATGGGTTATGTTCCTTCATATAATGGATATGGTTATCAG GCTCCCGGGGGTTATGGGCTCATGCCATACCGTTTTCCACCAATGCAGAATCAACCAGGTTTTCATAATATGAACATGAACCAAGTAAATGCAGTGAGGCCTGAACTTGGTCACGGTATGAACCCTAGAAATTATCCTGCGCCTCCTGCAAGTTACATGGGCTCTTATCCTGCCATGCCAG GTGGGAATAACAACTATTCATCTTCAGGTGCCAGTAAAAATTCCAATGGTCAGATTGAAG gACCACCTGGTgccaatttatttatttatcacatACCTCAAGAATACGGAGACCAAGAGCTTGCAAATGCATTCCAACAGTTTGGTAGAATTTTGAGTGCTAAAATTTTTGTTGATAAAGCGACTGGTGTAAGCAAATGTTTTG GGTTTGTTAGTTTCGATACTCCAGAAGCTGCTCAATCTGCCATTAGTATGATGAACGGATGTCAATTAGGTGGTAAGAAATTAAAGGTGCAGCTTAAGAGGGATAACAAACAGAGTAAGCTTTACTGA
- the LOC137829654 gene encoding RNA-binding protein BRN1-like isoform X1 — translation MAEVKEESKSSSEESVKLFVGQVPKSMTEDEVLAMFKDFALVDEVNVIRDKVSRASRGCCFLICPSREEADKAVNACHNKKTLPGASSPLQVKYADGELERLEHKLFIGMLPKNISEDEVSDLFSKYGKIKDLQILRGSQQTSKGCAFLKYETKEQALAALEAINGKHTMEGSSVPLVVKWADTEKERQARRAQKAQSQVSNMPHADPQQPSLYGALPMGYVPSYNGYGYQAPGGYGLMPYRFPPMQNQPGFHNMNMNQVNAVRPELGHGMNPRNYPAPPASYMGSYPAMPGIQHPMVYPRGIASPRPVSSSLGSVSPAGGNNNYSSSGASKNSNGQIEGPPGANLFIYHIPQEYGDQELANAFQQFGRILSAKIFVDKATGVSKCFGFVSFDTPEAAQSAISMMNGCQLGGKKLKVQLKRDNKQSKLY, via the exons ATGGCGGAGGTGAAGGAAGAGAGTAAATCCAGTAGCGAGGAGAGTGTGAAGCTGTTCGTAGGTCAAGTGCCCAAGAGCATGACGGAGGATGAAGTGCTTGCAATGTTCAAGGACTTCGCCTTGGTTGACGAGGTCAACGTCATCAGAGACAAAGTTTCTCGTGCCTCCCGAG GATGCTGCTTTCTGATTTGTCCCTCCAGGGAAGAAGCGGATAAGGCGGTCAATGCATGTCACAACAAGAAAACGCTTCCTGGG GCTTCCAGTCCGTTGCAAGTGAAGTATGCTGATGGCGAATTGGAAAGATTAG AACACAAACTCTTTATTGGCATGCTTCCAAAGAATATTTCTGAAGATGAAGTCTCTGATCTTTTCTCAAAGTATGGAAAGATAAAGGATTTACAGATTTTAAGAGGTTCTCAGCAGACAAGTAAAG GATGTGCATTTTTGAAGTATGAAACCAAAGAACAGGCCCTAGCTGCTCTTGAGGCAATCAATGGAAAGCATACAATGGAG GGTTCAAGTGTTCCTTTGGTTGTTAAATGGGCAGATACTGAAAAGGAAAGACAAGCTCGAAGGGCTCAAAAAGCACAGTCCCAAGTTTCTAACATGCCGCATGCTGATCCTCAGCAACCCTCATTATATGGAGCCTTGCCAATGGGTTATGTTCCTTCATATAATGGATATGGTTATCAG GCTCCCGGGGGTTATGGGCTCATGCCATACCGTTTTCCACCAATGCAGAATCAACCAGGTTTTCATAATATGAACATGAACCAAGTAAATGCAGTGAGGCCTGAACTTGGTCACGGTATGAACCCTAGAAATTATCCTGCGCCTCCTGCAAGTTACATGGGCTCTTATCCTGCCATGCCAGGTATACAGCATCCAATGGTATATCCCAGAGGAATTGCAAGTCCGAGGCCAGTGAGTAGTTCTCTTGGTTCTGTTTCACCTGCAGGTGGGAATAACAACTATTCATCTTCAGGTGCCAGTAAAAATTCCAATGGTCAGATTGAAG gACCACCTGGTgccaatttatttatttatcacatACCTCAAGAATACGGAGACCAAGAGCTTGCAAATGCATTCCAACAGTTTGGTAGAATTTTGAGTGCTAAAATTTTTGTTGATAAAGCGACTGGTGTAAGCAAATGTTTTG GGTTTGTTAGTTTCGATACTCCAGAAGCTGCTCAATCTGCCATTAGTATGATGAACGGATGTCAATTAGGTGGTAAGAAATTAAAGGTGCAGCTTAAGAGGGATAACAAACAGAGTAAGCTTTACTGA
- the LOC137829360 gene encoding uncharacterized protein: MERKEPLDLSSYFCFEASGDSEEADRDHPIFGGGGDDNDDALSCNYEGCGGWEGGVLDGEENECCEEEHDDEIAKKEVEEDEKSGVYGMSCCEDDEMEEEQMKSFVSFDSSQEFVDEMEKNRLFWEACLAS, translated from the coding sequence ATGGAGAGGAAGGAGCCTCTGGATTTGTCTTCTTACTTTTGTTTTGAAGCCTCCGGTGACTCTGAAGAAGCTGATCGTGATCATCCTATctttggtggtggtggtgatgataATGATGATGCTCTATCTTGCAACTACGAAGGATGTGGTGGTTGGGAGGGTGGTGTGTTGGATGGGGAAGAGAATGAGTGTTGTGAAGAGGAACATGATGATGAGATTGCGAAGAAAGAGGTGGAGGAGGATGAGAAAAGTGGTGTTTATGGAATGTCGTGTTGTGAAGATGATGAGATGGAAGAAGAACAGATGAAGTCCTTTGTGTCTTTTGATTCAAGTCAGGAGTTTGTGGATGAGATGGAAAAGAACAGGCTCTTCTGGGAAGCTTGCTTGGCATCTTGA
- the LOC137829655 gene encoding rho GTPase-activating protein 2 isoform X2: MTGVVMVTKGGRCGGGGKRSRAARTAEEEEEQQNQLSLVAFLLAAIRKSMVSCRVDPPDDVISTVHHMEIGWPTNVQHITHVTFDRFNGFLGLPYEFQVEIPARVPSASVSVFGVSAESMQCSYDSKGNSVPTILLLMQDRLYSQRGLKAEGIFRINPENSQEEHVRDQLNRGIVPDDIDVHCLAGLIKAWFRELPSGVLDGLSPEQVLQCNTEEESVELVKQLKPTVSALLSWAIDLMADVVEEEEFNKMNARNIAMVFAPNMTQMSDPLTALMHAVQVMNLLKTLIMKTLRDREESATGGYSPMSFHSSGRHSEDEYDSQREMETSGELRGAKSDYDAHYGQSSEGEAESLCEIEESFLKQLDENTTKGFSQEPAGHLEKTTLTGLASSVDTSSSSIGCTSTKDVELVDKFADSISPVPLLASS, encoded by the exons atgaCCGGAGTGGTCATGGTTACCAAGGGAGGTAGATGCGGCGGCGGTGGGAAGCGGTCGAGGGCGGCGCGAACGGccgaggaagaagaagagcagCAGAACCAGCTCTCCCTCGTGGCGTTTCTCTTGGCGGCCATCAGAAAATCGATGGTTTCGTGCAGGGTGGACCCACCCGACGATGTAATCTCCACCGTCCATCACATGGAGATCGGATGGCCTACTAACGTTCAGCACATCACTCATGTCACCTTCGACCGCTTCAACGGTTTCCTTGGCCTTCCTTACGAATTCCAAGTTGAGATCCCTGCTAGGGTACCCAGTGCTAG TGTAAGTGTGTTTGGCGTCTCGGCAGAATCTATGCAGTGTTCTTATGATTCTAAAGGAAACAGTGTCCCCACTATTCTCCTGCTAATGCAGGACCGGCTGTACTCACAGAGAGGCTTAAAG GCTGAGGGTATATTTCGCATAAACCCAGAAAATAGTCAAGAGGAGCATGTGAGGGACCAGTTGAATAGGGGCATTGTGCCTGATGACATTGATGTGCACTGCTTGGCGGGACTAATTAAAGCCTGGTTTCGAGAGCTACCTTCAGGAGTGCTAGATGGACTTTCCCCTGAGCAAGTTCTTCAATGCAACACAGAAGAAGAATCTGTTGAGCTTGTGAAGCAGCTAAAGCCAACTGTGTCTGCCTTACTCAGCTGGGCCATTGATCTCATGGCCGATGTCGTAGAAGAGGAGGAATTTAACAAAATGAATGCAAGAAATATTGCAATGGTTTTTGCTCCAAACATGACTCAG ATGTCTGATCCTCTAACTGCCCTGATGCATGCGGTTCAAGTTATGAACTTACTCAAGACACTTATCATGAAGACACTTCGAGACCGTGAAGAATCAGCAACAGGCGGGTATTCTCCCATGTCTTTTCATTCATCGGGTCGCCACTCGGAGGATGAATATGACAGTCAGCGAGAAATGGAAACTAGTGGTGAATTGAGAGGTGCCAAATCAGATTATGATGCTCACTATGGCCAGAGCAGTGAAGGGGAGGCTGAATCTTTATGCGAGATAGAGGAGAGCTTCTTGAAGCAGTTGGATGAGAACACAACAAAGGGATTCTCACAAGAACCTGCAGGTCATTTGGAAAA GACAACACTGACAGGTTTGGCCTCAAGTGTTGACACAAGTAGTTCATCAATAGGATGTACAAGCACCAAAGATGTGGAGCTGGTGGATAAATTTGCTGATTCTATTTCACCTGTGCCACTCCTTGCTTCTAGCTAA
- the LOC137829655 gene encoding rho GTPase-activating protein 2 isoform X1, whose translation MTGVVMVTKGGRCGGGGKRSRAARTAEEEEEQQNQLSLVAFLLAAIRKSMVSCRVDPPDDVISTVHHMEIGWPTNVQHITHVTFDRFNGFLGLPYEFQVEIPARVPSASVSVFGVSAESMQCSYDSKGNSVPTILLLMQDRLYSQRGLKAEGIFRINPENSQEEHVRDQLNRGIVPDDIDVHCLAGLIKAWFRELPSGVLDGLSPEQVLQCNTEEESVELVKQLKPTVSALLSWAIDLMADVVEEEEFNKMNARNIAMVFAPNMTQMSDPLTALMHAVQVMNLLKTLIMKTLRDREESATGGYSPMSFHSSGRHSEDEYDSQREMETSGELRGAKSDYDAHYGQSSEGEAESLCEIEESFLKQLDENTTKGFSQEPAGHLEKYVSTISYSAYSMEPSMSVTNNKAGNSCFRTTLTGLASSVDTSSSSIGCTSTKDVELVDKFADSISPVPLLASS comes from the exons atgaCCGGAGTGGTCATGGTTACCAAGGGAGGTAGATGCGGCGGCGGTGGGAAGCGGTCGAGGGCGGCGCGAACGGccgaggaagaagaagagcagCAGAACCAGCTCTCCCTCGTGGCGTTTCTCTTGGCGGCCATCAGAAAATCGATGGTTTCGTGCAGGGTGGACCCACCCGACGATGTAATCTCCACCGTCCATCACATGGAGATCGGATGGCCTACTAACGTTCAGCACATCACTCATGTCACCTTCGACCGCTTCAACGGTTTCCTTGGCCTTCCTTACGAATTCCAAGTTGAGATCCCTGCTAGGGTACCCAGTGCTAG TGTAAGTGTGTTTGGCGTCTCGGCAGAATCTATGCAGTGTTCTTATGATTCTAAAGGAAACAGTGTCCCCACTATTCTCCTGCTAATGCAGGACCGGCTGTACTCACAGAGAGGCTTAAAG GCTGAGGGTATATTTCGCATAAACCCAGAAAATAGTCAAGAGGAGCATGTGAGGGACCAGTTGAATAGGGGCATTGTGCCTGATGACATTGATGTGCACTGCTTGGCGGGACTAATTAAAGCCTGGTTTCGAGAGCTACCTTCAGGAGTGCTAGATGGACTTTCCCCTGAGCAAGTTCTTCAATGCAACACAGAAGAAGAATCTGTTGAGCTTGTGAAGCAGCTAAAGCCAACTGTGTCTGCCTTACTCAGCTGGGCCATTGATCTCATGGCCGATGTCGTAGAAGAGGAGGAATTTAACAAAATGAATGCAAGAAATATTGCAATGGTTTTTGCTCCAAACATGACTCAG ATGTCTGATCCTCTAACTGCCCTGATGCATGCGGTTCAAGTTATGAACTTACTCAAGACACTTATCATGAAGACACTTCGAGACCGTGAAGAATCAGCAACAGGCGGGTATTCTCCCATGTCTTTTCATTCATCGGGTCGCCACTCGGAGGATGAATATGACAGTCAGCGAGAAATGGAAACTAGTGGTGAATTGAGAGGTGCCAAATCAGATTATGATGCTCACTATGGCCAGAGCAGTGAAGGGGAGGCTGAATCTTTATGCGAGATAGAGGAGAGCTTCTTGAAGCAGTTGGATGAGAACACAACAAAGGGATTCTCACAAGAACCTGCAGGTCATTTGGAAAAGTATGTTAGCACTATAAGTTACTCTGCCTATAGCATGGAACCTTCTATGTCTGTTACTAACAACAAAGCTGGGAATTCCTGCTTTAGGACAACACTGACAGGTTTGGCCTCAAGTGTTGACACAAGTAGTTCATCAATAGGATGTACAAGCACCAAAGATGTGGAGCTGGTGGATAAATTTGCTGATTCTATTTCACCTGTGCCACTCCTTGCTTCTAGCTAA